A portion of the Chitinophagales bacterium genome contains these proteins:
- a CDS encoding S8 family serine peptidase gives MRILSILVFLLFSNSVFTQDYFENRLFIKVKDEQRSVYSLVNDVRFEKILPRALVKSLLPVSKHPLLSSTYELILNESYALDSLVAKIQQLEQIEYAEKVPLYKLFFTPNDPLYSTQWNLAKIQADLAWNLGQGCTQVKIAVTDDGFLMNHEDLVNQWHINTGEINGNGIDDDGNGYIDDWRGWDAANNDNDPSATAPTNSFFTHGTHVAGIVAAQTHNNKGIAAIGYNCKMIPVKIGLSPSSSLTGAFQGLDYAINASGCDVINMSWGGGAWSATFQTLFNIAKSKGIICVAAAGNSNTSTPMYPASYNHVISVAASGSTDARASFSNFGSTIDVTAPGVGIPSCLAGSITSYGNLSGTSMASPLVAGLCGLMKCYNPMPADSIEACLKRTCDNINAQNPTFIGQLGAGRVNAFQALQCLTKKPKSDFIALDTFQCPTKAVRYQAKSFGIPTLTYSWSFPGGSPATSTSANPIVTYATAGYKSATLITCNSLGCDTMTKTNYVNIDTPKAWLNNRVYTTINAMNVVIAVHFKGRSPFSVTLTDGSNTWTQTNIQSNPYLFSIQPKKDTSILSISSFSDSSCAGNKYGQDTIYRKLLTKDTTICVTLKTSQSGALDGFGLSPTSSTNITWTFANNENVVANWTAGGSPHFWRCILKFNLSNIPANAVINSASLSLYSKPNASHGWSGQPTAGTDNSTSISRITNSWTTTSIATNAWPSTTVQNQVTLAQSPTTNHSYTNVNVKNLIQDLINNGDNGIFLRHVNTPFYNSLIFYSAEETDTSKHPKLVLCYTIPAGSSGGGGLTDCDTSQLNTGKVLHLDFNGNTQDKSGNGNHATNYGATPVAGKDGVANTAYRFNGTSNYMQIANSSSLNNFSGNKITLTAILKPRGFYNGTCKGNSIIMKGNSDYVNGNYLLRYSPNNGCNASADTNENNFYGAFSSAGGCSLSSIHNPPYVKRDTWYCLVSVYTGDSIITYINGARRYSCHYSGGLGSHNLDVFIGKLDNATYPYWLNADVDDIRIYNRVLAPAEVKGYCGTCNVQPPQINCNSWLKTVNIGDKVTVGDLDVSGDKLTVEAWVNRENRHTGVDNFSGDIVSKHTGPTNSNYNLRIQQAEITTSNNGYVVTPSFCSYDTNKTYHVAMVYDGANLKFYRNGYLMTSVAASGNLITNNLNTTIADYAGVTTGQPENMNGYINEVRIWNIARTQTQLRMYMSDTLPNPTSQTGLLGYYRFDNLLNKQGNTAYNGTLGGNAQINQINPNCNLVIDSCGIIIPPQTDCDTSQLNTGKVLHLDFNGNTQDKSGNNNHATNYGATPVAGKDGVANTAYKFDGVNDYMKVLNSSTLHLNSAFTVTCKMKIDGWNTAPCHGNMIFFKGHTTPSAGNQHIDWVYAPNAFNGGCIPTLDTLHQNLHPASVTAPSPKPYIPYLNSGKWYCFAVVQKNDTLFNYIDGFIVSKTSNTGTGANMYDILIGKSDYATYPYWLNATIDDIRVYNRSLAPAEVKGYCGTCNAAPPSPSDCDTSQLNTGKVLHLDFNGNTQDKSGNNNHATNYGATAVADRFGNPNSAYRFNGSTSKMIISNFPTSSSNNLSLSIWFKSNSTSQSSYAGLLDHSHSNGGIYQNWVLQHYQTNKKADLGWRISASAWSNTDNTGPTYDNTKWNHLVAIKNSDTLTYYLNCIKIYSNKFNGTQNILKQFADLNIGFVASWNRYFNGDIDDIRIYHRVLNDQEIKALGDCCSTTTPPPPCDTAQKLTYTQCLNDSLQVTLRAGSQYQWSPKMGLSSDTVRNPKIYVTANQRYLVSYIGAKGCQVIDTIDISVRPSAIYPKMEDQLICIGDSVQMTIPIYATNVQWSPNTNISSITANNPFFYPTVNTTYYLQFRDTFGCLHKDTFVVNTKVCCPARARFSIPKEILCFGEDLTITNRSKGPITGYNWNFGNAIPSSFAGANPPVLKFPAGGTYPLRLIVTNGICFDTMTKIVTVVQVFPNAGKDTTNCLGAFVTDLGESPISDWTYKWTPTIYLDDPNIANPKCSIVNDSVNYVVEVTDRNSGCKAYDTAVVYTNRSIDSTAQNLRICNGDSVLFNGIQRKTTGNYYFTIKKADGFCDSFINILRLNVLQKQVIPLDTLRKCEQYIDAKGKKHTQSFIEYDTIRSKSILNCDSMVYIRHIYIYKKAYRDRPPVSGCAPFRYNGKTYNDSKMRIDSLVIRNIYLPGCDTIEYINVIVFPKPKAVITPSIPNPVLYKQTVTLSASGGQRYFWLQTGSTNQDIDYKINNTQPKLFTVRVTDENECWDTVSYLVKGILPDTCYYGFPNVFSPNQDNLNDEYIPNMDECTDVIVFAIYDRWGEKVFETNQLKGWNGYFKGRPAPMGVYLYYAEFNTPWGIRKHKGTFTLMR, from the coding sequence ATGCGAATCCTTTCCATTTTAGTGTTTTTACTATTTAGTAATTCTGTTTTTACACAAGACTATTTTGAAAATAGACTTTTTATCAAAGTTAAAGATGAACAAAGGTCTGTCTATTCACTTGTAAATGACGTTCGATTCGAAAAAATACTACCTCGAGCACTAGTTAAGAGTTTGTTACCAGTTTCCAAACATCCCCTACTAAGTTCTACTTATGAACTAATACTGAATGAAAGCTATGCTCTTGATAGTCTGGTTGCTAAGATTCAGCAATTGGAACAAATTGAGTATGCGGAGAAAGTTCCTTTATATAAATTGTTTTTCACACCCAATGACCCCTTGTACTCTACCCAATGGAATTTAGCTAAAATTCAGGCTGATCTCGCATGGAACCTAGGTCAAGGTTGTACGCAAGTAAAAATAGCAGTGACCGACGATGGTTTTTTAATGAATCACGAAGACCTTGTCAATCAGTGGCATATTAATACGGGCGAAATCAATGGAAACGGTATCGATGACGATGGCAATGGCTATATAGACGATTGGCGAGGCTGGGATGCCGCTAATAACGATAATGATCCATCAGCTACAGCACCGACTAATTCATTTTTTACACATGGTACCCATGTAGCAGGCATTGTAGCGGCACAAACCCATAATAATAAAGGGATAGCTGCTATAGGTTATAATTGTAAAATGATACCTGTCAAAATAGGATTGAGTCCTAGTTCATCCTTGACCGGGGCATTTCAGGGTTTAGACTATGCTATCAATGCTAGCGGTTGCGATGTCATCAATATGAGTTGGGGAGGTGGAGCTTGGTCTGCGACTTTCCAGACACTTTTCAATATAGCTAAATCGAAAGGAATTATTTGTGTGGCAGCTGCAGGGAATAGTAATACTTCTACACCCATGTATCCTGCTTCGTATAATCATGTAATTAGTGTAGCAGCATCAGGATCGACTGATGCTAGAGCGAGTTTTTCAAATTTTGGTAGCACCATAGATGTCACTGCTCCAGGAGTAGGAATTCCAAGCTGTTTGGCAGGTTCTATAACTTCATATGGCAATCTTAGTGGTACGAGTATGGCATCGCCATTGGTGGCGGGTTTGTGTGGCTTGATGAAATGCTATAACCCCATGCCAGCCGATAGCATCGAAGCCTGCCTCAAAAGAACCTGCGACAATATCAATGCACAAAACCCCACTTTCATAGGTCAGTTAGGTGCAGGTAGAGTCAACGCATTTCAAGCACTTCAGTGTTTGACCAAAAAACCAAAATCTGATTTTATAGCCTTAGATACTTTTCAGTGTCCTACCAAAGCAGTTCGATACCAAGCAAAAAGTTTTGGCATACCTACTCTGACATATAGCTGGTCATTTCCGGGTGGAAGCCCAGCCACTTCTACCTCAGCCAATCCAATTGTGACATATGCAACTGCAGGATACAAATCCGCCACGCTCATTACCTGCAATAGCCTAGGCTGCGATACTATGACCAAGACAAACTATGTCAATATAGATACACCTAAGGCTTGGCTCAACAATCGGGTATATACCACCATCAATGCTATGAATGTAGTAATTGCCGTGCATTTTAAAGGTAGGTCACCATTCTCAGTAACCCTTACAGACGGTAGCAATACCTGGACACAAACTAATATTCAATCCAATCCTTATTTGTTTTCTATACAGCCTAAAAAAGATACAAGTATTCTATCCATTTCAAGTTTTAGCGATAGCTCGTGTGCAGGAAATAAATATGGACAAGACACAATTTATAGAAAACTTTTGACAAAGGATACTACTATTTGTGTGACCTTAAAAACAAGTCAAAGTGGCGCTTTAGATGGTTTCGGCCTTTCGCCTACTTCGTCTACAAATATTACATGGACTTTCGCAAATAATGAAAATGTAGTAGCCAATTGGACAGCAGGAGGCAGTCCACATTTTTGGCGCTGTATATTAAAATTTAATTTGTCAAACATTCCTGCTAATGCAGTTATCAATTCTGCCAGTCTTAGCCTATATTCAAAGCCCAATGCTTCACATGGTTGGAGTGGACAACCTACTGCCGGAACTGATAATTCAACCTCTATCAGTAGAATCACAAACTCATGGACTACTACATCTATTGCCACAAATGCTTGGCCATCTACTACTGTACAAAATCAAGTAACACTTGCTCAAAGTCCTACAACTAATCATAGTTATACTAATGTAAATGTAAAAAATCTTATTCAAGATTTAATAAATAACGGCGATAATGGTATTTTCCTTAGACATGTAAATACACCTTTTTACAACAGCTTAATATTTTACTCAGCCGAAGAAACAGATACCTCCAAACACCCTAAACTCGTTTTATGTTATACCATACCCGCTGGGAGTAGTGGGGGAGGGGGTTTGACTGACTGCGACACCTCTCAGCTCAACACCGGCAAAGTCCTTCACCTCGACTTTAATGGAAATACGCAAGATAAATCAGGAAATGGAAATCATGCGACCAACTATGGAGCTACACCTGTGGCGGGTAAAGATGGTGTGGCGAATACGGCGTATCGATTCAATGGTACGAGTAATTATATGCAAATAGCGAATTCAAGCAGTCTTAATAATTTCTCAGGAAATAAAATTACGCTTACAGCTATCTTAAAACCTAGAGGATTTTACAATGGAACATGTAAGGGAAATTCAATAATTATGAAAGGAAATTCAGACTATGTAAACGGTAATTATCTTTTAAGATATTCTCCAAATAACGGTTGTAATGCCTCTGCTGATACGAATGAGAATAATTTTTATGGGGCTTTTTCTTCAGCTGGTGGCTGTTCTTTGTCATCGATTCATAATCCACCGTATGTGAAACGAGATACATGGTATTGTCTAGTCAGTGTATATACAGGTGATAGTATAATAACTTACATTAATGGTGCGAGAAGATATTCATGTCACTATTCAGGTGGTTTAGGTAGTCACAATTTAGATGTTTTTATCGGAAAACTAGATAACGCAACCTACCCTTACTGGCTCAATGCAGATGTGGACGACATCCGTATCTACAACCGCGTCTTAGCCCCTGCTGAGGTCAAAGGTTATTGTGGGACGTGTAATGTTCAGCCACCTCAAATCAATTGTAATAGCTGGCTGAAGACTGTAAATATAGGAGATAAAGTAACAGTAGGAGATTTAGATGTTTCTGGTGATAAATTAACTGTAGAGGCATGGGTAAATAGAGAAAATAGACATACAGGGGTCGATAATTTCTCTGGAGATATAGTTTCTAAACACACTGGTCCGACAAATAGTAATTATAATCTTAGAATTCAACAAGCAGAAATAACAACTTCAAATAATGGATATGTAGTAACCCCAAGTTTTTGCTCTTATGATACAAATAAAACTTATCATGTGGCTATGGTATATGATGGTGCCAATCTCAAATTCTATAGAAATGGTTATTTAATGACTTCTGTGGCTGCTAGTGGTAATTTGATAACCAATAATCTAAATACGACAATTGCAGATTATGCAGGTGTTACAACAGGGCAGCCAGAGAATATGAATGGTTATATCAATGAAGTCCGCATTTGGAATATAGCTCGTACGCAAACTCAGCTTCGAATGTATATGTCTGATACATTACCAAATCCAACTTCACAAACTGGATTGTTGGGGTATTATCGATTTGACAATCTATTAAATAAGCAAGGTAATACTGCATACAATGGCACACTGGGAGGGAATGCTCAAATCAATCAAATCAATCCAAATTGTAATTTAGTTATAGATAGTTGTGGAATTATAATACCTCCTCAGACCGACTGCGACACGTCCCAACTCAATACAGGCAAAGTCCTTCACCTCGACTTTAATGGAAATACGCAAGATAAATCGGGAAATAATAACCATGCGACCAACTATGGAGCTACACCTGTTGCTGGGAAAGATGGTGTGGCGAATACGGCGTATAAGTTTGACGGTGTCAATGATTATATGAAAGTTCTTAATTCTAGCACCCTACATTTGAATAGTGCCTTTACGGTTACGTGCAAAATGAAAATTGATGGGTGGAATACTGCTCCGTGTCATGGAAATATGATATTTTTTAAGGGGCATACAACTCCGTCTGCTGGTAATCAGCACATTGATTGGGTTTATGCTCCTAATGCTTTTAATGGAGGCTGTATACCTACCTTAGACACTCTACATCAAAATCTACATCCGGCATCAGTTACTGCTCCTTCACCCAAACCATATATTCCTTATCTAAATAGTGGGAAATGGTATTGTTTTGCTGTGGTTCAGAAAAATGATACATTGTTTAATTATATAGATGGATTTATTGTATCTAAGACTTCAAATACTGGCACTGGAGCAAATATGTATGATATTTTAATAGGAAAATCAGATTATGCTACTTATCCATATTGGCTCAATGCAACTATTGATGATATCAGAGTGTACAACCGATCCTTAGCCCCTGCCGAAGTCAAAGGCTATTGTGGTACATGTAACGCCGCACCACCCTCTCCTTCCGACTGCGACACGTCCCAACTCAATACAGGCAAAGTCCTCCACCTTGACTTTAATGGAAATACCCAAGATAAATCGGGAAATAATAACCATGCGACCAACTATGGAGCGACGGCTGTGGCTGATCGATTTGGCAATCCAAATAGCGCCTATAGATTCAATGGATCTACTTCTAAGATGATAATATCAAATTTTCCAACATCCTCTTCCAATAATTTATCCCTTTCTATTTGGTTCAAATCAAATTCAACAAGTCAATCTTCTTATGCTGGGCTTTTAGATCATTCTCATTCGAATGGTGGTATCTATCAGAATTGGGTTTTACAGCATTATCAAACAAATAAAAAGGCAGATTTGGGTTGGAGAATTTCAGCAAGCGCATGGTCGAATACAGACAATACGGGGCCAACATATGACAATACTAAATGGAATCATCTGGTAGCCATTAAGAATAGTGATACACTAACTTATTATTTGAATTGTATCAAAATCTATAGCAATAAATTCAATGGAACTCAAAACATATTAAAACAGTTTGCGGATTTGAATATTGGATTTGTAGCGAGTTGGAATCGATATTTCAATGGAGATATTGATGATATTAGAATTTATCATCGAGTTTTGAATGATCAAGAAATTAAAGCATTAGGCGATTGTTGTTCAACTACAACTCCACCTCCTCCATGCGACACCGCTCAAAAATTGACCTACACCCAATGCCTCAACGATTCCCTTCAAGTAACCCTAAGAGCTGGAAGTCAGTATCAGTGGAGTCCTAAGATGGGCTTATCGAGTGATACGGTGCGCAATCCAAAAATATATGTGACTGCTAATCAACGTTATCTCGTATCTTATATTGGTGCCAAAGGATGTCAAGTCATCGATACGATTGATATTTCGGTAAGACCTTCTGCTATTTATCCTAAAATGGAGGATCAGCTCATATGCATAGGCGACTCAGTGCAGATGACCATACCTATCTATGCCACGAATGTCCAATGGTCACCGAATACGAATATTTCGTCTATAACAGCCAATAATCCATTTTTCTATCCTACAGTCAATACTACCTACTATTTGCAGTTTAGAGATACTTTTGGCTGTCTGCACAAGGATACATTTGTAGTTAATACCAAGGTGTGCTGCCCAGCAAGAGCTCGCTTCTCTATTCCGAAAGAGATATTATGCTTTGGAGAGGATTTGACAATTACGAATCGCAGCAAAGGACCTATTACAGGTTATAATTGGAATTTTGGCAATGCGATTCCGAGTAGCTTCGCAGGTGCTAACCCACCAGTTCTCAAATTTCCGGCAGGTGGTACTTATCCGCTGCGCTTGATTGTAACCAATGGTATATGCTTTGACACCATGACCAAAATCGTAACTGTAGTGCAGGTATTTCCTAATGCAGGCAAGGATACGACGAACTGTCTAGGTGCTTTTGTTACGGATTTGGGAGAATCACCTATCTCAGACTGGACCTATAAATGGACACCTACGATATACCTCGATGATCCAAATATCGCGAATCCGAAATGCAGTATAGTCAATGATAGTGTAAACTATGTAGTAGAGGTGACAGACCGCAATAGTGGCTGTAAAGCTTATGACACCGCCGTGGTTTATACCAATCGGAGTATTGACTCTACCGCTCAAAATTTAAGAATTTGTAATGGTGATAGTGTATTATTTAATGGTATTCAGCGAAAGACCACAGGCAATTACTATTTCACCATTAAAAAAGCAGATGGTTTTTGCGATAGCTTTATAAATATACTTCGGTTAAATGTGCTTCAAAAACAGGTTATTCCTTTGGATACTTTACGTAAATGTGAACAGTACATTGATGCTAAAGGTAAAAAGCATACGCAGTCCTTTATAGAATATGATACCATAAGGTCGAAATCTATTTTAAACTGTGATTCTATGGTATATATAAGACATATTTATATCTACAAAAAAGCATATCGTGATAGACCGCCGGTGAGTGGCTGTGCGCCTTTCCGCTATAACGGAAAGACTTATAATGACTCTAAGATGAGGATCGATTCTCTAGTCATAAGAAATATTTATTTACCAGGTTGTGACACTATTGAGTATATCAATGTGATAGTTTTCCCTAAACCAAAGGCGGTGATTACGCCTTCCATTCCGAATCCAGTATTGTATAAGCAGACAGTGACCTTGTCTGCCTCTGGTGGTCAACGTTATTTTTGGTTGCAAACAGGAAGTACGAATCAGGATATTGATTATAAGATCAACAACACTCAACCTAAACTATTTACAGTAAGGGTAACGGATGAGAACGAATGCTGGGATACCGTTTCATATTTGGTCAAGGGTATTCTACCAGATACCTGTTATTATGGATTCCCTAATGTATTCTCACCGAATCAAGACAACTTAAATGACGAGTATATTCCGAATATGGACGAATGTACCGATGTGATTGTCTTTGCCATCTATGATCGCTGGGGCGAAAAAGTATTTGAAACCAATCAATTAAAAGGTTGGAATGGCTACTTTAAAGGTAGACCAGCACCAATGGGAGTTTATTTATATTATGCAGAGTTTAACACACCTTGGGGTATTCGTAAACACAAAGGGACATTTACTCTCATGAGATAA